The proteins below come from a single Prochlorococcus marinus str. MIT 9215 genomic window:
- a CDS encoding methyltransferase domain-containing protein — MSESCCNTNTSNKASNQFDHKDAIQERYGSAALEKESCLCTPVGFNPVLLEAIPQEVIERDYGCGDPTKYVQKNDIVLDLGSGSGKNAFICAQIVGKEGKVIGVDQNPDMLCLSRSASKEVTKNIGFNNTEFLEGSIEKLDELDEDLNPLIADKSVDIILSNCVLNLVSPESRNNLLRNIKRVLNDNGRIAISDIVSNKKVPLRLQNDHDLWTGCISGAWYEPDFISDFKELGFKNLEFAERSAEPWKVIEDIEFRTVTLVGNI, encoded by the coding sequence ATGTCTGAAAGTTGCTGTAATACAAACACATCGAATAAAGCATCTAATCAATTCGATCATAAAGATGCGATTCAAGAAAGATATGGTTCAGCCGCACTTGAAAAAGAAAGTTGTCTTTGTACACCAGTTGGTTTTAATCCCGTTTTACTTGAAGCAATTCCTCAAGAGGTTATAGAAAGAGACTATGGATGTGGTGATCCAACAAAATATGTTCAAAAAAATGATATAGTCTTAGACCTTGGAAGTGGTAGCGGCAAAAATGCTTTTATTTGTGCACAAATTGTTGGAAAAGAAGGGAAAGTTATTGGAGTTGATCAGAATCCTGACATGCTTTGTTTATCAAGATCAGCCTCTAAAGAAGTTACAAAAAATATAGGTTTTAACAATACAGAATTTCTTGAAGGATCAATTGAAAAACTTGATGAATTAGATGAAGATTTAAATCCATTAATCGCCGACAAATCAGTCGATATTATTTTAAGTAATTGCGTTTTAAACTTGGTAAGTCCAGAATCTAGAAATAACCTTCTAAGAAATATAAAAAGAGTTTTAAACGATAATGGAAGAATTGCAATTAGCGATATTGTCTCTAACAAAAAAGTACCTTTAAGATTGCAAAATGATCATGATCTATGGACAGGATGTATTAGTGGAGCATGGTATGAACCAGACTTTATAAGTGATTTTAAAGAACTAGGATTTAAAAATTTAGAATTTGCAGAAAGAAGTGCTGAACCTTGGAAAGTAATTGAGGATATTGAATTTAGAACAGTAACTTTAGTGGGCAATATTTAA
- a CDS encoding DUF4278 domain-containing protein has protein sequence MTTLTYRGKNYVQKKEAAKKQLVELTYRRNVYTNRMDDASSSNEKAELNYRGVNYTK, from the coding sequence ATGACTACTTTAACTTACAGAGGTAAAAACTACGTTCAAAAAAAAGAAGCTGCTAAAAAGCAACTTGTTGAACTTACCTACAGAAGAAACGTATACACCAACAGAATGGATGACGCTTCTTCAAGTAATGAAAAAGCAGAATTAAATTACAGAGGTGTTAATTACACTAAATAA
- a CDS encoding NifU family protein, with amino-acid sequence MSTETLSLTNENVEKVLDELRPFLISDGGNVEIAEIDGPIVKVRLQGACGSCPSSTMTLKMGIERKLKEMIPEISEVVQVL; translated from the coding sequence ATGAGTACTGAAACACTCTCGCTGACAAACGAAAATGTAGAAAAAGTCCTTGACGAGCTAAGACCTTTTTTAATTTCTGATGGAGGTAATGTAGAGATTGCAGAAATAGATGGTCCAATTGTCAAAGTCAGACTTCAAGGAGCATGTGGTAGTTGCCCAAGTAGCACTATGACACTCAAAATGGGTATTGAAAGAAAGTTAAAAGAAATGATTCCTGAAATAAGCGAAGTTGTTCAGGTTTTATAA